One segment of Aquimarina sp. BL5 DNA contains the following:
- a CDS encoding non-ribosomal peptide synthetase, translating to MTGTNNVLDIIRSSKKEGIQLFVEDGRLGMKKNKGVKLSDHLSEIIRENKEAIIHFFENDFKGVRSAQTISVYTGDDLCGIPLSYAQERLWFIDELSGSLHYHIPIIFRISGSLDIDILEKSFQSLIDRHQALRTVISEEDGVAYQELKPSSDFRCMDLGKIDESLLTNNTSSFIARPFDLSGDYMLRVGVYDLGLDQYALVLVLHHIASDGWSIPILFNELQYFYNNLLAGASFDLPDLPIQYSDYSIWQRSDSQVDLLSSQLSFWKDRLSGVPVLELPTDYVRPSIQSTRGSSYSFSIDSNLSRCIRDLVQSEDCSLFMFLLSSYTILLHRYTGQEDICVGTPVANRGYQEIEGLIGFFVNTLALRTQLDCDQDFTSFLQAVKLDTLLAYDHQEVPFEKIVSEIGLERDQSRSALFQTMLVLQNNDRISDIRFGSSQVDIEAYDYAVAKEDLTLYAADSGDELGFSFEYCTDLFDESTIIRMAAHFQNLLEAIVSAPKDKISSYEILSDKEKNQILKEFNTTRFPFLKNSTVLDFFINQANINPQGIAIQEGNIKMTYQELDEKSTRIAKYLIGTGITKEELIPICINRSWQLVTGILGILKSGGAYVPIDPAYPKDRIKFIIQNTKAKYILSNHDLVKESEISIISLENILRKSNSFDQLTLPIIKKDQLAYVIYTSGTTGEPKGVMIEHRSLMNLCQWHIKEYEVDEYSHATLFSGVGFDASVWELFPYLASGSCVFPIPELVRLNIRDLADFIQTHKITHTYLPTSLYTDFASEYKTDHMLKVLVGGEALTKIVDNESIELYNNYGPTENTVVATFYPVKNGSTDSISIGKPISNTTLYIMDDLMRICPLKAIGELYIGGDSLARGYFNDEKLTSEKFIINPFSKDQKLYRTGDMVRWLEDGNIEFIGRADDQIKIRGYRIELGEIESHLSRIKGVSDTSVVTQKNNNNPYLVGYYTGKKFDDHTIKTQLKSLLPEYMIPLSFIYLEEFPITPNGKIDKNRLPKPDIKLLKGQSYVAPATPIEIELVSVLEKLLDRKKIGIEDNFFELGGHSLMAVRLASQLSSLYDLDIKVQAIFEYSTIGNLSKYIELLLPQEEKETITKTFEVFSL from the coding sequence ATGACAGGTACAAACAATGTTCTTGACATTATTCGATCGTCAAAAAAAGAAGGTATTCAATTATTTGTTGAAGATGGACGATTAGGAATGAAGAAAAATAAAGGTGTTAAATTATCAGATCACCTTTCGGAGATTATAAGAGAAAATAAAGAAGCAATTATTCACTTTTTTGAGAATGATTTTAAGGGAGTCAGGTCTGCACAAACCATTTCTGTTTATACTGGAGATGATTTATGTGGTATTCCTTTATCTTATGCTCAGGAGCGATTATGGTTTATAGACGAGTTATCAGGTAGTTTACACTATCACATACCTATTATTTTTCGTATTTCAGGTTCTTTAGACATTGATATTTTAGAGAAGTCTTTTCAGTCTTTGATTGATCGTCATCAGGCACTTCGTACTGTTATTAGTGAAGAAGATGGAGTTGCATATCAGGAGTTAAAACCTTCATCAGATTTTAGATGTATGGATTTAGGAAAGATCGATGAGAGTTTGCTTACTAATAATACTAGTTCATTTATAGCAAGACCGTTTGATTTGAGTGGAGATTATATGCTTCGTGTCGGTGTTTATGATTTAGGTTTGGATCAATATGCTCTTGTATTAGTATTACATCATATTGCTTCAGACGGTTGGTCGATTCCTATTTTGTTTAATGAGCTTCAGTATTTTTATAATAATTTATTAGCAGGAGCATCCTTTGATTTACCAGATTTACCGATTCAGTATTCGGATTATAGTATTTGGCAACGTTCAGATTCTCAGGTTGATTTGTTATCTTCTCAATTGTCTTTTTGGAAAGATCGTTTGTCAGGTGTTCCAGTATTAGAGCTTCCCACAGATTATGTTCGTCCTTCAATTCAGAGTACTCGTGGTTCGAGTTATTCTTTTAGTATAGATAGTAACTTAAGTAGATGTATTCGGGATCTGGTTCAATCAGAGGATTGTAGTTTATTTATGTTTTTACTGTCGAGTTATACGATACTATTGCATCGTTATACGGGTCAGGAAGATATTTGTGTAGGTACGCCTGTTGCGAATAGGGGTTATCAAGAGATAGAGGGTTTGATAGGTTTTTTTGTAAACACATTGGCTCTTCGTACCCAGTTGGATTGTGATCAGGATTTCACTTCGTTTTTACAGGCTGTAAAACTAGATACACTATTGGCTTATGATCATCAGGAGGTTCCTTTTGAGAAAATAGTAAGTGAAATAGGATTGGAGCGTGATCAGAGCAGGTCAGCTTTATTTCAGACCATGCTAGTGTTACAGAATAATGATCGTATATCGGATATTCGTTTTGGTTCATCTCAGGTTGATATTGAGGCTTATGATTATGCTGTGGCAAAGGAGGACTTGACATTGTATGCTGCTGATTCTGGAGATGAGCTTGGTTTTTCGTTTGAGTATTGTACTGATTTATTCGATGAGTCTACGATCATACGTATGGCGGCACATTTTCAGAACTTGTTAGAAGCAATAGTATCAGCTCCTAAGGATAAGATCAGTAGTTATGAGATTCTTTCTGATAAAGAAAAAAACCAAATCCTTAAAGAGTTTAACACAACCCGATTTCCATTTCTAAAAAATAGTACGGTATTAGATTTTTTTATAAACCAGGCAAATATCAATCCCCAAGGGATAGCTATTCAAGAGGGAAATATTAAAATGACATATCAAGAGTTAGATGAAAAATCAACCCGGATCGCAAAGTATTTAATTGGAACCGGAATCACAAAAGAAGAACTTATTCCAATTTGTATAAATCGTTCTTGGCAACTTGTAACAGGTATTTTAGGAATTTTAAAATCTGGAGGAGCTTATGTGCCGATAGATCCAGCTTATCCTAAGGATCGAATTAAATTTATAATTCAAAACACAAAAGCAAAATATATTCTTTCTAATCATGATTTAGTAAAAGAATCAGAGATATCGATTATTAGCTTAGAAAATATCCTTAGAAAATCAAATTCTTTTGATCAGCTAACGCTTCCGATTATAAAAAAAGACCAGTTAGCTTATGTGATCTATACATCAGGAACAACCGGTGAACCTAAAGGAGTAATGATCGAACATAGATCATTGATGAATTTATGTCAATGGCATATTAAAGAATATGAAGTAGATGAGTACAGTCATGCAACATTATTTTCGGGAGTTGGTTTTGATGCTTCTGTTTGGGAACTTTTCCCATACTTAGCTTCCGGAAGTTGTGTTTTTCCAATACCAGAACTTGTTCGCTTAAATATTAGAGATTTAGCGGATTTTATACAAACCCATAAAATTACACACACCTATTTACCCACCTCATTATATACAGATTTTGCTTCTGAGTATAAAACAGACCATATGTTAAAAGTATTGGTTGGTGGTGAGGCACTTACCAAAATTGTAGATAATGAAAGTATCGAATTATACAATAATTATGGACCAACAGAGAATACCGTAGTTGCCACTTTTTATCCAGTTAAAAATGGAAGCACAGATAGTATATCTATAGGAAAGCCTATATCTAATACGACTTTGTACATTATGGATGATCTAATGAGAATATGTCCTTTAAAAGCAATTGGTGAATTATACATAGGAGGAGATAGCCTAGCTCGTGGCTATTTTAATGATGAAAAATTGACCTCAGAGAAATTTATCATTAACCCTTTTAGTAAGGATCAAAAACTATATCGAACAGGAGATATGGTTAGATGGCTTGAAGATGGGAATATTGAATTTATAGGACGAGCAGATGATCAAATAAAAATAAGAGGCTACAGAATAGAACTTGGTGAAATAGAAAGTCACTTAAGTCGTATAAAAGGGGTTTCAGATACCAGTGTTGTAACTCAAAAAAACAATAACAACCCATATCTAGTAGGATATTATACAGGTAAAAAGTTTGATGATCATACAATAAAAACTCAATTGAAATCCTTGTTGCCTGAATACATGATCCCTTTAAGTTTTATTTATCTGGAAGAGTTTCCGATTACTCCTAATGGTAAAATTGATAAGAATAGGTTACCCAAACCGGATATAAAACTTTTGAAAGGGCAATCTTATGTTGCTCCAGCTACTCCAATTGAAATAGAATTAGTAAGTGTTCTTGAAAAACTGTTAGACAGAAAGAAAATAGGAATCGAAGATAATTTCTTTGAGCTGGGAGGGCACTCATTAATGGCTGTTAGACTAGCCTCTCAATTATCATCCTTGTATGATTTGGACATTAAAGTGCAGGCAATATTTGAATATAGCACTATAGGAAATCTTTCTAAATATATAGAATTACTGTTGCCGCAGGAAGAAAAAGAAACGATTACAAAAACATTTGAGGTTTTTAGCCTTTAA